Genomic window (Ananas comosus cultivar F153 linkage group 1, ASM154086v1, whole genome shotgun sequence):
tcCAGAAAGAGATCTGTAGGAGGATCCAAAGTAGGCTACGAAGCTTTCCCTAAGATTAGTTATTAGAAAGCAATTCAGTTGTTTAGAAGCAGAGTACTGAAGCAATCACGGAACAGCAAGCCTTCTTTCCCCAAGAATCTCGATTTTGGACTATATGAGACCAATAGTCAGGGTTTTTGTCGGTGGAGGAGCTTCGAGATGATTCAATGCACCACTGTAATCCCTTGGCACCCAATCATGGCTATCAAGGCAGAATTTTGATATCCGGGAGAAGAGGTCTTAATAGGCTAAATTCCCTGCTTCCTCCTAATTCTGTTCCTGTAATGAATCTTTGAATTCAATGAAAATCAATGAAAATCCGCCTCCAGGCATACCattcttttatataaaaaaaaaaggaaaaaaagagtgGAGCCTTCCCTCTATGATTTAAATTGTAGTAATACAATATACAGTGTTCATATCACTTGTTAAAGAGACCAAGTGCATGAGATCAGACATAGTGACATGACCGCCGCGGATTATAAATGCTCATGGAATTGATGAAAGGATATCATTCTTGAGAAGAATGGCGTTCAATTTACCAACAAGAAATTACGCGGATTTTGCTTCAGCAAGCTCCCAACTAAAGGGGATTTTGCCATCCATCTACCGCCAACTGTGATGAAATCAAATCTGCTCGATTCACAGATTATGTACAGACCACAAATCAAGAACATATAGTTAGACAAAATGTACGCTAGATTTCATCTCCTCATGCAAAACAAAGCTGATTCAACCTTTGCATTGCCAAATTTAGTTTGGCATGTAGCTCGTCCAAGCTTCTCATCCCCTGCTGCACATACTCCTCGCACATTCTGATCTCTTCCTCTTTCAAGTCCACTTGGAATATGCAGTCTTGAAAGTCGATAAACAAGCTTCCAAATTCAGCCCTACCATCCTCGACCATCTCTGAGAACATCTTCATCTCCCGGACAACCTGCTGGTACTCCAGCTCAGCCTCCTGCAGTGATATGGAAGAGGACTTTATTCCTGCTTCAAGGCTTCCAATCTGGGCATCCAGTGCTTCCGATTTTGACATTAAACCTGCAGTCTCCTTCCGTACCGTAACAAGCTGTTCACGTGACTGCTTCATCTCAGTTAATAGTTTTGTGCGCTCTTCCTCGGACTTGAGAAGCTCAGAAGCTTTCACAAAGTTCAGGGAGGATGATTTGGGTGCTGCAACATTATCGATTGCAAATAGAACCCTTTCATTCTCCTTCTTTCGAGCTTCTGCATCACGCAGTTTCTGCTTCAATCCATCAACTTTATTTCTCAGATCAGATTCAGATTGCAGGGCCGCTGCGCAAGCAGTAAAGAGTTCATTCTTGCACGCTTGAAGATATCTtagttcttctttcttttgctcCAGAGATCGAATGTATGAATCAACCCCTGCCCTAGCTTGGGCTTCTCTTTCTTCCCATTGATGAGCTTTCAAAGAGAAACTATTGAGTGCAGATTTTAGAGCCAAATACTTATTATCAGCAAtagttttcctttcttgcaTCTGCAACAAAACAAGCTTCAGATCCATGACAAATTGTTGTTTTAGTTGAACATCTTGCTGCATGACATGAACATCAGCTGAAAGCCCATCTATCACTTTGGTTGCACTCTCAAGCAATTCAAAATATTGGACAGCCTCTTCTGTAGCAACAACCTTATGCTGCACCTGCTTCAATTTTGTTCTGACCAGATGCAACACTTCTCTCGACAATTCTGTGTATGCAGCATGTACCTCAATGTTCTTCTCGCTTTTCTTCACggaacatcctttttcatccagTTCCATTTGCTTCTCGGGAAACAGCATTTCTTCTTTATTGTGGCATGTgttaagttcatgaaccattcTTTTGAACTCATCCCTTTCCTGCATGGCTTTCTCATACAAACCCATTAGTTTCTCATTCTCTTCATGCATCTCTTGGAGTTGGAGCTCCAGGTTCTCGGCATCTTTAGTACATGAAAAGTTGTCATGGCTGGAATTTTTATGTTCGGTATAACAGGACAGGCTGTTATCTTGTTCTTCACCAATCTCAGATTGACAAAGATTTCCAGGATGAATGGTGGCACCACCTGCAACGGCATTCTCGTAGAGATCAACCAATCTCTTGTTATCCTCAATAAGAACCTTAAGCTGCGATCGCAAATCCTCATTCTCCTTGGCCAAGGAGATGGCAGTTTCATGAGCTTCTGCTTCTCTTTGACTCGCAGAGGCAATTGCATCAACCATTGTCTTAAGTTCCATCTGAGCATCTGGTAAATCATGTATATCTGAATCTTTTGGGGCAGGTAGTTGCATCACCTGTGTATCTTCATTCATAGGATGAGAGTTTATATTCACTTCCAACTGCTCTACTAGCTCATCCACCCGCCTTCAATTTCGCCATTTCAGCAACAAAAACGTAGATATCAGGGTTTAAATAAAAGGTCAAATACAACAAACAGAATTATCAATTTGTTCAAATCTCTAAATCTGAAAATAGGATAACCAATTTGTACCTTTCCAGCTTTTCTTTCGCTTCGAGgcagaaatttaaattcttccgAAGTGCTTCAATTTCCCTTTGGTTTTGAATCGCCTACATAAGATGGTCATATATAAAATGAAAATGATAGGATAAGCTAGTTAGAAAAGCATCAATAGGGACACACTTCAGAAGACATAAATTGACGCAATGATGTTGCGGTAAGAACCTGCAAATGAAGAAACTCATTTTCTTCATTTCCAGAAGATTCCCAAGATAAGGAGAGATCCTGCATGATTATGGAATTTATTTACAGAACAATGAATAGGACAATAGATTACtcataaatagtaaattatttgtGTCCACCAGGAAAAGGCCTGAAAAGACATGTAAGAGAGGCAGACGAGCTTAACAGGTTAAGAGGCCTAGAAGTTTAACCTTCTTTTGAAGGCACACAAAGTCACACTGCAGTAATAGAAAGAGTAATATAACTATTAAATGATGATTTTGTTTGCAGATGATATGCAAACCTGAACGACATCTTGATCCTTCTCATGCATAAGTTTCCAGTCCAATGCTTCTAATAACTGCAAATAACACATGCTTGATAAGAAGAAGGTAGAAAGTTGTAAAAAGCAATGAAATAAAGAAAGTAATGCGCATCGTTTTGCACCTTGTCTTGCAAAACAGTTATCTGTTCGTTCATCCTTTCTCTCTCACCTTCCTCAACAAATCCCTGCAATCTGAAAGTTCAAACGTACATTATTGACAATGGTACAGAAAATGGCATATTTTCTCATCTTTTTACCTTGCCAATGACAAAGTTCAATTTTACGAAAGAGTTTATAAAGTGAACTATTGAGAAAGTAGAAACAAGTCACAAGGACATTGAGTAACTAAAAGAGTGGCAATAATGCATAATAAATCAATTATACGAACCTTCTAAGCTCTTCTTTTAACTGCAAATTTTCCAGAGCAAATCTAGTAACTTCTGGATTACGATCAACCTGGTTACGGAGAAGTTCTATTTCCTTCAGAAGCTCCTCCTTCTCTTGCAAAAGGTGTGCTTCAGCTGATAATTTCCCTGAAGCAACTGACTGCAACCTTCTAATTCCTTCTTCACGGAACCGGAGTctcatttttaaactttttatctCTTCTGTTCTTTGAGCAGCCTAGAGAACAACAGAGCATCATATGACATTGATGTGCAAAACTGACAAACCATGAGAAACATTTGCTTTAGCCTAGAAAgcaattaaaatctaataagTCCCTATGATATTTTGCACTCTTCTGCTAgtagaaaaacagaaaaaataccATCTGCAATGTGCTCTAGACATGCCATGAGAACAAACGTATTAAACGCTATTTAGATTACTACTTGGTGATTGTCATTGTAAACAGATTGGTACCGTTTATAAATCTCAGGATCagctataaaatataattaattatgaagTTACCACATCCCATTGCCTAGCAGCATAGATAAGCATGGTATTGAGTATTTCAGTAACACTACTAAAATCCATAAAATGAATGAGATATCTGCTAACCAGCTGCTCTGCGGCCTGCTTCCCAGCAGCCATTGCCTTCAATGTGGCTTCTTTATCTTGCTCCCTTTTAAAAGATGCAACCAGTGCAGCTTCATACTCTTTCCTCTAGATAAAACCATAGAAAAGAATTAGATAGCTCAACACGGAAGTGCAAAGCAAGCAAGAGAAAGAAATTCATACCTGTGATAACCTTTTATCAAATGTTAGTGGACTAAATGATCCCCGACTCCCATCACATTTGAAAGATGCAGGTGATTCAGAAGGAGCTCCACTAAAGCTATCATTTTCCAATTTCTCAGAGCTGCCATTGACTAATCCTTGTAAGCGATTCACCTCTTTCTGCATGAATTCCAGGGCTGTGACttgtgagaactaaaagaatgGAATGCAAGAATCACAAAACGCAGGATTGACATAGACAGAGTTCGCAAACTTGATGGACACACATCAATAAACAAGTTGCCTTAAATACAGCCTAGTGACAAAGAGAAATAATGTACCTAATCCAAGAGGATAGATCAATtgatatttttcattatttctgtTATAAAATCCTACAGATAGCCTCAGAGAAATTGCAAGGTTATTTATAGTATTGCACCAATAGTGATCAATATATCATGCTACATTATTCACGCCAAATAAAAGGAGATATGAAGCATTTATCAGCTACCTAGAAAGATATGGAGTACCTTTAACTGCTGAATCTGTAGACGCATGCTAAGAATATCACCAGAAGCATCCTCATTTACTATGGCCTAATGAGAAAAACAACAGTCAGCATATGTTTGTGGGAACAGCGAGCAGATCAAAATAATGCTTGTTACTCACATTGTTCCTAATGAACTTAGCACGTTGCGCAAATTTCAATGTGCTTAGTGTCTCCAATGCACAACTAGAAGCAACCATGATAATCAATTAACACATAACATGGAAAGGGCCAGAAAATAGGCATGCTAAGAACTGCAAGTGATAAACAAGCAGCAGTAAATTATGACATTTACCAATTAGATGGGCTAATATTTGCAATGATAATAGTTTTTGAGTTCCCTCCTAGTGAGTcctgaaagaaaaagaagataaagaacACTAAGAGACAACAACACAACAGGCGCATCAAAATCAACAGTAAAACATCCAGATAGGAAAGAATTTGAgaacaaaatgtataaattcGATTAGTACTATTTGGTTGGAGAATATTAACCTTGTTCAGTTGTTCCTAATTATAGTTAATCTTATACTCTgtaccaaacacaaaattaacgTTCTTCCTACTTATACCTCGATGGGACCTTAGAATTTGACctcaaaccaaacatgcccttgaCAAACAAGAAGAAAGTAAATGCGTCTATTTTATAAGGGTATAAAATCTAGAATATAGATCTGACTACATGCTCAGAAATTAGTCAATTGCATTTGTGATTTACTCTTCTTAACTTAGTTGGTAAGTCAGACCAATAAGTAATTAAGTCTACATGTGATGGACCACAGACATTCTGAATATTCTCTGAATGTCTAGCTGCAAATGGGATAAAGGTTCTTTTCCCTGTCTATAGTACCTGAAGAAGAAAGGTCAGTTTTGAATCTCGATAAGGTACATGGAATGACTTCTTATTGGAAACACCGACAAGATTCATGATCACAAGTCTGTAAAATTCAAAGGAGAAAGGTGAGAATTGATATTGTTGAAGCAAATATGAAAATGTGTAAAGGAAATTTATGATCTAGGAGAcatggaaaagaaaaggaacaaaCCCTAATGTTGAAAGTGACTTGTTGATGTTGGTTGCTTCCTTAAGGCGTTCCCCTTCAGCACCTGAGCTCTTCTGCCTGATAATGAATAGATTGTCAAACAATATAATTGCTAACAAATAGAGATGCAAATGTCACATCAAAAGTCATATGGAATGAATCACAAAGTCATAtcgacatatttgtgatgagcAACACGAAAAGGTTCGTAAAGTTTACCTCTCTGAACCTGCAAGGTCTACGAGATTAATCCGCGCAAACCTATGATGGGAAATTCCTTGTAATTCCCACTGTAAAAGCACAAACACCCAGTATTCATAGTTAAAGTAACTTAAAGATATCTCATAAATATAGATGACTAGAGATATTTCATCTTAGCatatagataattttatttatctatcacGATACTTCTCgaacggagaaaaaaaaaagaagcataatTGGTGGTTCATTTCAGCAACGGCAcacaaaaaaacaacaaaaagacaTACCTTACTCTCAATGACGCAAGTAAAGACACTATGAGAACGGCTACTTGCTCTATTCATATTTGTTGCGGCCACCTTTCTATTTGCTGCTCCCTGAAAAAAAGATACTTGGTATGTACATCAAATTATCTCAATGGCGAAAATGGCGAAAATCAACTCTACTAGATATCACATGTAGTTCGTAATGCATGATACAACACAAACACACAATTCTTTTAAGTAACACTTAGCCATAACTATAGATTCTAATCAAAGAAGCAGCAGTTTCATGATCTCACATTCATTGATTATAAAAATTGCTCAGCTAACTATTGGCTTCTTCATTGAGTCAAATAATGCTTTGCAATCATACCTGGATCAGTTGTTGCATAACATCTCGAGCACTTGAAACCTCATATTCTGTGAGATTCTCCACATACACACCTTTCCTTGCATCTTCTCTTATCTGCAAGaaattaatattcttttcaACATTGCATGCttcaaagtaaaagaaatgttaAAATGCAATCATCAATACTAATGCACATCTTAAGCTAGTAAACCAATTTTAGATGCAGACATGAACAACAAGCTAATGAACAATGATAAAAATGCTTAAAATTTCATTGAATATCATGAACAAAGATCACATTTTGGTTATTTGCAGATTTCCATGTCATAAGAAATAAAGAATCTGTAGAATTCTGATAATTTACCTGCAAATTAACAGAAGTTGGATCCAGTAGATCTAAAATTTGCTCATTGTATATTTCTAGAAATGAACATTTACAAGTAAATCGcaacttttcatctcttcgAGCCTCTCTTTCCTGCTAATCAATAAGCAAAGAGTCAAtgtttaacatgaatattctgTGCATATGATATGTGAAATTAAGCAGAAGGTACAAGTTAAATTACCCTCTGAATTCTTGAGAAAAGGTATTCAAATACTCGAGGTGTCATCCCACAGTTAACACTATGCCTACGCGTTCCACCTTCAATATCACCTAACATTGTATGTGTCTTTCCACTACCAGtctgaaagagaaaaatgaacaaaaagaaaagtaagacATCAATTGTCTTGGCACTCTGGTAGTTTGGAACTAACACATTCTCTTACATCAGCAACAGCCTAGCTGCGACAATACTgggaaaagatcaaaaatagtaataataataataataataataataataataataacataactgaaaaagaaaaggcattAATTGTTCCGCATGCATAGTTTCAAGGTGAAAAAATTCACAGCATATGGGCACTGAACTTCCGTATAGAGTTAAGCAGAAGCAGGAATCAGCTGGAGCTCACCTGACCATATGCAAACATACAGCTATTGTAACCTGCCACACAGTTTTCTACCATTGGCACACCAGCCACTTTGAACAGCTTTTCCTGATGAGGAACCGGGAGCATTATTCTGTGGTCAAAATAATGCCATAAAAGGATCTAATTCTGCTCAAATTTAAGAAAGGAAAATAGTACCTGGCTGACATGCTCATCAGCAACAAGATCAAAGGTAAATCGTGACTCTGGATGTCCAATCCAAGTAAGAGTTTGACAGTTCTCCTGTCTGACACATCGGTTGTGTCCCTGGAGTGTTACCTCAGAACTGCTGAGAGGTCGTATCCGAATGACAACCTTCTCGGCAAGAAAGTATGATCACAATTATCGCAAGCAGAGACAGAGCCATTGCAGAAGAAAAAAAGGCGCCCGTATAGTCAGCACTAGCAGACATAAACTAGAAGAAATTGCAATTTGAACATAAATAAACTGACTTTTGTCACTCAGCTGCCAACCGTAGCTTTTAGACGAAGGCATCTGTCACCGTCAGTAAAAGTTGGATGCATGACTAACCCTATCTTTCAGCTTGCATTTCTATTCCGATATTACTTCTTTAACGAGTGGCTAGTTTTAAGGTCTAAACAGAGGCTAATGATAACCGAAGTCCGAAAACTCCATGAGGTATTAGTTTTCTAAACCCCCAAAGAAAGGATCCTGACCAACTGAGTTGCTTCACTTCGTTCCTGTTACTCTTGCGCTAACCATTGGCAAAATCTACGTAATCATGGAATCTCCACAAAATTTAAGGACGGCGTTTCACAGCCAAATGCGTGCTCATGTTAGCAGAAGACAACTATTCAAACCAAGCAACAAGTAAATCAGAAAGACGAGAGGG
Coding sequences:
- the LOC109707754 gene encoding kinesin-like protein KIN-12G; the protein is MEPVRSRVRFQEAAEESEPENFASEKEAGAATSSAPAAAASASASAAAAGIVPLRFELQEDPSFWKDNNIQVVIRIRPLSSSEVTLQGHNRCVRQENCQTLTWIGHPESRFTFDLVADEHVSQEKLFKVAGVPMVENCVAGYNSCMFAYGQTGSGKTHTMLGDIEGGTRRHSVNCGMTPRVFEYLFSRIQREREARRDEKLRFTCKCSFLEIYNEQILDLLDPTSVNLQIREDARKGVYVENLTEYEVSSARDVMQQLIQGAANRKVAATNMNRASSRSHSVFTCVIESKWELQGISHHRFARINLVDLAGSERQKSSGAEGERLKEATNINKSLSTLGLVIMNLVGVSNKKSFHVPYRDSKLTFLLQDSLGGNSKTIIIANISPSNCCALETLSTLKFAQRAKFIRNNAIVNEDASGDILSMRLQIQQLKKEVNRLQGLVNGSSEKLENDSFSGAPSESPASFKCDGSRGSFSPLTFDKRLSQRKEYEAALVASFKREQDKEATLKAMAAGKQAAEQLAAQRTEEIKSLKMRLRFREEGIRRLQSVASGKLSAEAHLLQEKEELLKEIELLRNQVDRNPEVTRFALENLQLKEELRRLQGFVEEGERERMNEQITVLQDKLLEALDWKLMHEKDQDVVQDLSLSWESSGNEENEFLHLQAIQNQREIEALRKNLNFCLEAKEKLERRVDELVEQLEVNINSHPMNEDTQVMQLPAPKDSDIHDLPDAQMELKTMVDAIASASQREAEAHETAISLAKENEDLRSQLKVLIEDNKRLVDLYENAVAGGATIHPGNLCQSEIGEEQDNSLSCYTEHKNSSHDNFSCTKDAENLELQLQEMHEENEKLMGLYEKAMQERDEFKRMVHELNTCHNKEEMLFPEKQMELDEKGCSVKKSEKNIEVHAAYTELSREVLHLVRTKLKQVQHKVVATEEAVQYFELLESATKVIDGLSADVHVMQQDVQLKQQFVMDLKLVLLQMQERKTIADNKYLALKSALNSFSLKAHQWEEREAQARAGVDSYIRSLEQKKEELRYLQACKNELFTACAAALQSESDLRNKVDGLKQKLRDAEARKKENERVLFAIDNVAAPKSSSLNFVKASELLKSEEERTKLLTEMKQSREQLVTVRKETAGLMSKSEALDAQIGSLEAGIKSSSISLQEAELEYQQVVREMKMFSEMVEDGRAEFGSLFIDFQDCIFQVDLKEEEIRMCEEYVQQGMRSLDELHAKLNLAMQRLNQLCFA